In Thermoplasmatales archaeon, the following are encoded in one genomic region:
- the lysA gene encoding diaminopimelate decarboxylase: protein MPREYYPPILVNNHRMLIDGCDLEEIAKDFGTPLYVTSSNRIRENFERLTKSMSKNFKNFEIKYAVKANSNPHIISLFSELGSGADVSNLNELNLALKGGIAKEKIMLTSNNLQQYEMDDIAKQNIGINFDDIGQLERMKAKLPDIISFRFNPGTGHGYFPGITTGGIGTKFGILEDRILDAYSKAKDLGVKRFGFHYMEGSGILDPQVFGNTFSKAMEVMLRIQEKLGIEFEFIDAGGGLGIPYRPEEEPLDTAAVFSAFRSIVDKNKVDNENLKIIIEPGRYLIADTTVLMGQITNIKNSSRIFIGTDIGMSTLLRPALYGAYHEISLVNKFMGKHGSKCTVVGLVCETSDVIGLDRVLPDPKVGDLIIVFDTGAYGYSMSSQYNGNVRPAEVMIVNGKPKLIRRRETFQDLVSTVTP from the coding sequence ATGCCTCGGGAATATTATCCTCCGATTCTGGTTAACAACCACAGAATGCTGATCGACGGCTGTGATCTTGAGGAAATTGCCAAAGATTTCGGTACACCGCTGTATGTAACATCATCTAACAGGATAAGAGAAAATTTTGAACGATTGACCAAATCCATGAGCAAGAATTTCAAGAATTTTGAAATAAAATATGCGGTGAAAGCAAATTCAAACCCGCACATAATATCTTTGTTTTCCGAGCTTGGCTCTGGAGCTGACGTATCAAATCTGAATGAACTCAATCTTGCATTAAAGGGGGGCATAGCCAAAGAAAAGATTATGCTTACCTCCAATAACTTGCAGCAATATGAAATGGATGATATTGCAAAACAAAATATAGGCATAAACTTCGACGACATCGGCCAACTGGAAAGAATGAAGGCTAAATTGCCAGACATCATTTCGTTTAGATTCAATCCTGGAACAGGCCATGGCTATTTTCCTGGTATTACCACCGGTGGCATTGGAACGAAGTTCGGGATTCTTGAGGATCGGATATTAGATGCGTACAGTAAGGCCAAAGATCTGGGTGTAAAGCGCTTTGGTTTTCACTATATGGAGGGTTCTGGAATTCTTGATCCACAGGTCTTCGGAAATACATTTTCAAAAGCCATGGAAGTTATGTTGAGAATTCAGGAAAAATTAGGCATTGAATTTGAATTCATAGATGCAGGCGGTGGTCTCGGCATTCCTTACAGACCTGAAGAGGAGCCGCTCGATACCGCCGCGGTTTTTAGTGCATTCAGATCTATTGTTGACAAAAATAAGGTAGACAATGAAAATTTAAAAATTATAATAGAACCGGGGAGGTATCTCATAGCTGACACGACTGTGCTGATGGGGCAGATTACTAACATAAAAAATAGTTCTCGAATTTTCATCGGAACCGATATAGGAATGAGCACACTGCTCAGACCCGCACTCTATGGCGCTTATCATGAAATTTCACTAGTGAATAAATTCATGGGGAAACATGGTTCTAAATGCACAGTAGTTGGGCTAGTTTGCGAAACCTCTGACGTAATTGGTTTGGATAGAGTGCTACCAGATCCGAAGGTCGGCGATCTGATAATAGTTTTTGACACGGGTGCATACGGTTACAGTATGAGCAGCCAGTACAATGGAAACGTTCGCCCTGCTGAAGTCATGATCGTTAATGGGAAACCAAAGCTTATCCGTAGGAGAGAAACTTTTCAGGATCTTGTATCTACAGTAACACCATAA
- a CDS encoding acetate--CoA ligase family protein, which translates to AGVSKNPLWTPPYIYIVVYYLSYNCTNNKGSTSLSIPAKYTPDAAEECGKKGIFGIIVVASGFAEVGNVKLEEELVSVCKKYNVRLLGPNVVGTLNSVIKMNASFAPYLPFPGSIGMISQSGAMIIALDARTLRDKIGMSHLISIGNMGDLEFSEVTDFLNSDKNVSCISLYTEGLKQGRRFIETAKRITKPIIMLKSGVSQHGTVAAASHTGSLAGSHMVYDGALKQAGVVRAYSIDELFDFSLTLSLQPEMKGDHLIVVTNGGGIGVLATDAAEANGIPLNDPADELKQKIGSIIPSFGSLRNPIDMSAMATRKMYADTIRTAMEDESVDAVLAMYCEVADLDPLEAAKGIADAFTSTKRRVPLVAAFVGGKASDNASDYLIENKIPSFSAPDLGVRAISALRKHNILKSKICNSPEKPQGMRSDEAKGMISGFISSGKNSLNERDSKEIFSLYGIKVNNTILAKTREDAEKLSKGLAFPLAAKIESPDVMHKTDVGGVKLNLSSVDEVGKAFDEIVSNIRRNVKDARIDGVVLQEMVQDGIETIIGTVNDPTFGPTVMFGTGGITVQVLKDVSFRVAPLCRSDAYDMINETLAGKLMKEFRGRKALDSEAVADAIVRFSWLAYEHPEIKSIDANPMIVNVDGSIVVDARILF; encoded by the coding sequence GCAGGAGTTTCAAAAAACCCCCTCTGGACTCCCCCTTATATCTATATCGTAGTATATTATCTCTCTTATAACTGTACAAATAATAAAGGGAGCACATCACTTTCCATACCAGCAAAATATACGCCTGACGCAGCTGAGGAATGTGGAAAGAAAGGAATTTTTGGAATAATAGTGGTCGCTTCCGGTTTCGCTGAAGTCGGAAATGTTAAGCTAGAGGAAGAACTCGTCTCAGTGTGCAAGAAATATAACGTTCGTCTTCTTGGGCCCAATGTAGTGGGTACTCTTAATAGCGTAATAAAGATGAATGCATCCTTTGCCCCCTATCTTCCATTTCCGGGATCTATAGGGATGATTTCTCAGAGCGGTGCAATGATCATTGCGCTTGACGCCAGAACGCTGAGGGACAAGATAGGCATGTCCCATCTGATAAGCATAGGCAACATGGGGGATTTAGAATTTTCAGAGGTAACGGATTTCCTGAACTCAGATAAAAATGTATCATGCATATCTCTTTACACAGAAGGCCTGAAGCAAGGGCGTAGATTCATTGAAACAGCAAAGAGAATCACAAAACCAATAATAATGCTTAAGTCTGGCGTTTCACAGCACGGAACCGTGGCCGCCGCTTCTCATACCGGTTCACTGGCTGGATCGCACATGGTTTATGATGGTGCTCTGAAGCAAGCTGGTGTTGTGAGGGCCTACAGTATAGACGAACTTTTTGATTTCTCTCTGACGCTTTCATTGCAGCCGGAAATGAAAGGAGATCATTTGATAGTGGTGACAAACGGCGGCGGCATTGGAGTTCTGGCTACAGACGCCGCTGAGGCCAATGGCATACCTTTGAATGATCCAGCTGATGAACTTAAGCAGAAAATCGGGAGTATTATTCCTTCTTTTGGTAGCCTGAGAAATCCAATAGACATGAGTGCAATGGCTACTAGGAAGATGTATGCGGACACTATAAGGACCGCAATGGAAGATGAGTCTGTAGATGCAGTTCTTGCCATGTACTGTGAGGTCGCAGATCTCGATCCACTTGAAGCTGCTAAAGGTATCGCAGATGCCTTTACTTCAACAAAAAGGCGTGTTCCACTGGTCGCTGCTTTTGTCGGTGGCAAAGCTTCTGATAACGCCTCTGATTATCTTATAGAGAATAAGATACCATCCTTCAGCGCTCCGGATCTGGGTGTGAGGGCTATTTCTGCTCTCAGAAAGCATAACATTCTGAAGAGCAAGATTTGCAATTCGCCTGAAAAACCACAGGGAATGCGAAGCGATGAAGCAAAAGGCATGATAAGCGGCTTCATTTCGTCAGGAAAAAATTCGCTTAACGAGAGAGATTCAAAGGAAATATTTTCACTCTATGGGATAAAGGTCAATAATACAATTCTTGCTAAGACAAGAGAAGATGCAGAAAAATTGTCTAAAGGTCTTGCATTTCCGCTCGCGGCAAAGATAGAGAGTCCTGACGTAATGCACAAAACGGACGTAGGTGGTGTCAAATTGAATCTATCTTCTGTGGATGAGGTCGGTAAGGCCTTCGATGAGATAGTCTCAAACATAAGAAGAAACGTGAAAGACGCCAGAATAGATGGTGTAGTGCTTCAGGAAATGGTACAGGACGGAATAGAGACAATAATCGGAACAGTCAATGATCCAACATTTGGCCCGACGGTGATGTTCGGCACAGGCGGTATAACGGTCCAGGTCCTAAAAGATGTTTCATTCAGAGTCGCTCCTTTGTGCCGTTCTGATGCGTATGACATGATAAATGAAACACTTGCCGGAAAACTTATGAAGGAATTCCGTGGACGAAAGGCGCTGGACTCTGAGGCTGTAGCGGATGCCATAGTTAGATTTTCATGGCTGGCTTATGAGCATCCTGAAATAAAGAGCATTGATGCAAATCCAATGATAGTCAACGTCGATGGCTCCATTGTCGTGGATGCCAGAATCTTGTTTTAA